The genome window GTGacctgaaggaagtgagggagagagCTCTGCACACAGCTGGGGGAGGAGCATTCTGGGCAGAgagaacagcaggtgcaaaggccctgaggcagactGGAGCTGGTGGGCGGGGTTGCAGGAGGGGTGGTCAGAGGGCACGGAGCTGGGTGGGGGAGACCATTGCTGCCCAGGGGTCCATGCAGAGGAGGCAGAAGAGCCCCAAAGGAGTGAGTGGATGAAGCCAGGGTGCACCTGTGAGCACCCCGTGAGCATCAACACTCGACTTGCTCGAGCTGCTGTTAAATGCCTGTTTAAATGTTAAACACCACCTATTAAATGCCTGCTGTATGCGTGGTCCATGCAGGGTGCCCGCTGCTGCAGAGTGTGGCTGAGCAGAAACCGCCTGCCCTTACGTCTCTTGGTGAGCACGGACCCAGCGGGGTGGCAGTCCCACCCCAGGCCTCTGTTTCTGGCCTGTAGGCCTCTGGGTGAACAGGGTGGCACAGAGACCCAGGGCCTTGATGGATCCCGTGGCTCCCAGGGCCCCGCTCCTCTCAGCCACCCCCGCACCCTGGCCGGGTCCAGGACCCTGGGGATCCCGGAGTGTCTGCCAggtaggctcctccatccactctGGGCTGTCCGCCCCGGTGCTGGCGCCACGCACGCCTTCTCTCGCCCACGGCCCATGGCCCGGCCAGTGCCATCTGTGCTGCTCCCGTGGGGCATGCGGGCTGCCCCTGCAGCCTGTCACCCATTCTGGCACTCAGCTGCTGCGTGTCCAGTGAAGACACAGAACcaccgggacttccctggcggtctcgtggctaaggctctgcactcgccatgcagggggcccgggtttgatccctggtcagggaacaagatactgcgtgctgcaactcaaaaaccccacgtgccacagtgaagatgCATGTGGAGACAAAGATTCTGCAGCTGAGACCCGGGGCAGCCAAGGAAATCAGTGTTAAAAATAACACTGAACCATCTAGATACAATGGACCACTGGCCCTCACCCTGAGCCCCctgaccacccccaccaccactggCCCAGTTGCACTGCCTCTCCCGGGACCTCTCTGATGATCCAACAACTGAAGGGTAGGGACCTGGTGGTGGGGGGCACCCGCCAAAGCTGTGGGGTGGCTAACAGCTCCGTGCTGTTCACCTGACTGCTGTCAAGAGTTCCTGTGTCCCCGGGCCCGggccctcagcttcctcctcacTGCCCCGCACGCTGCACAGCAGCTGTTTGCCTCTGGAGTGACCGCTGGATGCTGGGCTCGGGAAAGGgagggagctgggcagggagCCGCGGGGCAGGGCTCACATGGCTGGCATACGGTGGGCGGCTTGAGGCAGGGCCCCAGAGGCTCTCAGACCCTCACCTCGTCACTGCGGTCAGTGGAGGGCATCTCCCGCTCCTCCGGCTCAGGCTCCTCCCGCAGCACCCTGCTGAGCACGGCTCCCAGGGGCTCCCTCAGGCTCAAGCGGCCCCTGCTGCCCACCAGGAAATAGATCATCGGTTTGGTGCTGCTGTTCACGGACAGAGAGAAGCGGGTGAAATGGCCGAAGAGAGTCTTCGCGCGCTGGGACAGGTCCAGCCAGTAGAGCAGGAACGCAGAGATGCCGAGGGGCAGGGCGCAGGCGAGGAACACGAAGACGCAGAGCAGGACGGCCACGTAGAGGCGCGTGAGCGGCCGCTGCCACGGGGGCGAGCTCCTCTGCACCTGGATGCAGAGGGCCATGCCGGACAGGGCCATGATGGGTGTGAAGCTGACCAGGGTGAAGAAGTACAAGATGGTCTCCGCCTTGGATCCCAGCCACGAGTGGGGATGCTCAGCCTCGTCATGGAAGTACCAGGCCGGCACGATGAACAGGACGGCCAGCAGCCAGAACACGGCGCACACCGCAGCTGACAGGCGCCGGTGCCAGCGGCCGTGGTACCAGGTGGGGAAGAGGCCGGGGAGGCAGGACTGGGCACTGGCGGCCGTCAGCAGGCTCAGGCTCACCGTGTAGGCCAGGTACCCGGCGCTCCTCACCGCCTGGGGGCCCAGGTGGTGCATGTGGGCCCCCCAGGAGCTGGCGCTCAGGACGGTCAGCGTGGCcgagcagaggaggaagaggaggtcaGCCACGGCCAGGTGGAGCAGGTAGATGCCCAGCGGGCCCCTCTGCCGCTGGAAGCCCAGCAGCCAGACCACCAGGCCATTGCCCACGATGCCGCCCACGCAGGTGAACATGACCAGAGCGTCCAGCACCTCCCGTACCGTGTGGGGGGGCGCCGGGGTGGGGCCTGGACTGCTActcctggagctgctgctgttGAGAGTGTTCTCCATCCCTGCCAACAGTGGGGAGAGAGCTGAGGGCCACAGAGCTGGGGTCCCTGCGGCTCaggtaccccccacccccagggagtcCTCTGGTCATACCAGCTGCCACTCTTTGGAGCCATCGCTGGCCACACCAGGCCACCTTCCCTCATTCCTAATTCAGGTTACATGCTCCCGGCTCTCGGGCAGGCCAGGGTCCGTTTCTGTTGCTGGATGTGACGGTGGCCAAGCTCGGGGCAAGGCTCCGAGTCCCCAGGCTTGGCCGTCAGTACCTGGTGCAGGCCTGGCCTCCACCCTGCTGGGGGCGGGTCCCTCGGAGCCTCTGAGTGGCTACTACTCCCGGGCCTGCAGTAGTCAGTGTGGGTGGGCAGAGTGGCCGCCGATGGGCAGAGTGCCATGCATGGCTGGTCACTGTGAGGTGCCCCCTGGAAGAGGTGGTGGGCACTGCTCCTCCCTGGGATCAGGGATCCCTGGGCCTGGCACCTCGCACCCCATCATAGTGGGGGGACCAAGTGGGACACAGCATGTTCGGTGAGCTCCCTGACCCCTGACCTTCCCAGGTGCCAGAGTGTGCCCTGGGGTCAGCACGGCTCCTCTGCAGTTACTGCGGGGCTTGCCTCCTGCCAGACCCTAGAGCTCGTCACTGTGAGCACCGCGCTGGGCCCAGGGAGGGCATGATCCGCACAAACACCTGCCGTGTGGCTGATGGCCCGGGGCGCCCCAGCCCTGACGTTTGTCCACACTCTGACGGGCCTGTGCGTCCCTCCACCCGGGGCTGGTTTCATTCCTTTTGTCCACTGACTGCCTGATCTGACCCCCTCGCCCTCCACCCGGGCACGCGGGGCTCAGAGGCCCAGGGTGGCAAAGCTCAGCATCCTCAGGGCTCGGCCAGGACCTGGGGCGGACTCCACAGCCTGGGACTGGAAGCACCACGTGGCC of Bubalus bubalis isolate 160015118507 breed Murrah chromosome 5, NDDB_SH_1, whole genome shotgun sequence contains these proteins:
- the LOC102404865 gene encoding mas-related G-protein coupled receptor member D encodes the protein MENTLNSSSSRSSSPGPTPAPPHTVREVLDALVMFTCVGGIVGNGLVVWLLGFQRQRGPLGIYLLHLAVADLLFLLCSATLTVLSASSWGAHMHHLGPQAVRSAGYLAYTVSLSLLTAASAQSCLPGLFPTWYHGRWHRRLSAAVCAVFWLLAVLFIVPAWYFHDEAEHPHSWLGSKAETILYFFTLVSFTPIMALSGMALCIQVQRSSPPWQRPLTRLYVAVLLCVFVFLACALPLGISAFLLYWLDLSQRAKTLFGHFTRFSLSVNSSTKPMIYFLVGSRGRLSLREPLGAVLSRVLREEPEPEEREMPSTDRSDEGKLPKRKA